The following coding sequences are from one Hymenobacter sp. DG25A window:
- the mnmH gene encoding tRNA 2-selenouridine(34) synthase MnmH produces MPRIQLTDFLSGPTHAPILDVRAPLEYAHGHIPGALNLPLFSNEERARIGTIYKQVSQEKAVLQGLDFFGPNMSSMVKQAQKLAPNKEVRLHCWRGGMRSGAVQWLLELAGFRVHLLDKGYKDYRRWVLEQFSQHLPLLVLGGLTGSGKTDVLQVLAHRGETIIDLEGLARHKGSSFGGIGMEAQPTPEQFENDLARALSLTPLDNLIWVEDESLMIGAVHLPKPLYEQMHRAPLILLEVPRPMRTRKLAEEYCQADPELLKAAIQRISKRLGGLATQEALAAIDAGDMEKMVDIALTYYDKAYRYALAARTGTQLIQVPSETCDPVENAGRVMAALRREGISNLPATMSLPDTDVA; encoded by the coding sequence ATGCCTCGCATTCAGCTTACTGATTTTCTCTCCGGCCCCACGCACGCGCCCATTCTGGATGTGCGTGCTCCGCTGGAGTACGCCCACGGCCATATACCGGGGGCCCTGAATCTGCCTTTGTTTTCCAACGAAGAGCGGGCCCGCATTGGCACTATCTATAAGCAGGTAAGCCAGGAGAAAGCCGTGCTGCAGGGCCTCGATTTCTTTGGGCCGAACATGAGCAGCATGGTGAAGCAGGCCCAAAAGCTGGCGCCCAACAAAGAAGTGCGGCTGCACTGCTGGCGGGGCGGCATGCGCAGCGGGGCTGTGCAGTGGTTGCTGGAGCTGGCCGGCTTCCGGGTGCATCTGCTCGATAAGGGCTACAAAGACTACCGCCGCTGGGTGCTGGAGCAGTTTTCCCAGCACCTGCCCTTACTGGTACTCGGCGGCCTGACGGGCTCCGGCAAAACCGATGTGCTGCAGGTGCTGGCTCACCGGGGCGAAACTATTATTGACCTGGAAGGCCTGGCCCGCCACAAAGGCTCGTCGTTTGGCGGCATTGGCATGGAGGCCCAGCCCACGCCCGAGCAGTTTGAAAACGACCTGGCCCGTGCCCTTTCCCTCACCCCGCTCGATAACCTGATTTGGGTAGAAGACGAAAGCCTGATGATAGGCGCGGTACACCTGCCTAAGCCCCTGTACGAGCAAATGCACCGCGCCCCCCTGATTTTGCTGGAAGTACCCCGACCCATGCGCACCCGCAAGCTGGCCGAGGAGTATTGTCAGGCTGACCCCGAACTGCTGAAGGCCGCCATCCAGCGCATCAGCAAGCGCTTGGGCGGCCTGGCTACCCAGGAAGCCCTGGCCGCCATTGATGCCGGCGACATGGAAAAGATGGTGGACATTGCCCTTACCTATTACGATAAAGCCTACCGCTACGCCCTGGCGGCCCGCACCGGCACCCAGCTGATACAGGTGCCTTCGGAAACCTGCGACCCGGTGGAAAATGCCGGCCGTGTGATGGCTGCCCTTCGCCGCGAAGGCATCAGCAATTTACCGGCTACCATGAGCCTGCCCGATACGGACGTTGCGTAA
- a CDS encoding DUF6089 family protein, with protein sequence MIYLNSHKTLLICLAQVGSVFFACRALAQNTSEVGLGLGAVNYKGELSPEYRFANNRPAVSLFYRKDISAPVTLRGNLMAGLLRADDKQVKGVNGDTAPLNAYRGGYLKGSIYEVAGTLEYNFFDYYGTKAKTRFTPFVFVGVAGFLAPVKTVLKDGQTFSNTVIGVAVPAGIGAKVGLSRHWNLGMEVGARKAFTDELDQLSQQNDVIANRHDQDWYFYSGLSVSYTFYKIRCPEVYKENSRLLQ encoded by the coding sequence ATGATCTATTTGAACTCGCATAAAACACTCCTTATTTGCCTGGCGCAAGTAGGGAGTGTTTTTTTTGCCTGCCGTGCGCTAGCGCAGAATACCAGTGAAGTAGGCTTAGGCCTGGGCGCCGTAAACTATAAAGGGGAATTATCCCCTGAATACCGGTTTGCGAACAACCGTCCGGCAGTTTCCTTATTCTATCGGAAAGATATATCTGCCCCAGTTACGCTGCGGGGCAACCTGATGGCGGGGCTGCTACGGGCCGATGATAAGCAGGTAAAAGGAGTAAATGGTGATACGGCACCGCTAAACGCTTATCGGGGAGGCTACCTGAAAGGGAGTATCTATGAAGTAGCAGGCACTCTGGAGTATAACTTCTTCGATTATTACGGTACAAAAGCCAAGACCCGGTTTACACCCTTTGTATTTGTGGGGGTAGCAGGTTTTCTGGCACCGGTAAAAACTGTGCTGAAGGATGGACAAACCTTCTCTAACACAGTAATAGGCGTGGCTGTGCCAGCAGGCATAGGAGCCAAAGTAGGTTTATCACGCCACTGGAACCTGGGAATGGAAGTGGGTGCCCGGAAAGCTTTCACGGATGAGTTGGACCAGCTCAGCCAGCAGAATGATGTTATTGCTAACCGGCACGATCAGGACTGGTATTTCTATAGCGGTTTGAGCGTTTCTTATACGTTCTACAAAATACGGTGCCCGGAAGTGTACAAAGAGAATAGCCGGTTACTGCAATAG
- a CDS encoding CBS domain-containing protein: MLSMIAEDMINQMIPPLKVTDSAGKAAKWLDEFHVEQLPVIENRRYRGLITEADILDVDSTEKLLANIPFGFADVHVQRDQHFYNIIEMAVQNKVQLIPVLDDRHDYMGVVSVSDTLAAFGETPVAVGRGGIIVLSMDERDYSLSQISRYVEENNAKILSAHVARDENEPYKIRLTLKLNTPDLSSIVATLERFGYIISAQFSGSSELGEDEQDRYDALLKYLSL; encoded by the coding sequence ATGCTCTCGATGATTGCCGAAGACATGATTAATCAAATGATTCCGCCACTGAAAGTGACGGACTCAGCCGGCAAGGCAGCGAAGTGGCTCGATGAGTTTCACGTAGAGCAGCTGCCGGTTATTGAAAACCGCCGCTACCGGGGCCTGATTACGGAAGCCGATATTCTGGACGTAGACAGCACGGAAAAGCTCTTGGCCAATATCCCGTTTGGCTTCGCCGATGTGCACGTACAGCGCGACCAGCATTTCTACAACATCATTGAAATGGCGGTGCAGAATAAAGTGCAGCTCATTCCGGTGCTGGATGACCGGCACGATTATATGGGCGTGGTGTCGGTGAGTGATACGCTGGCGGCCTTCGGCGAAACTCCGGTGGCCGTTGGCAGGGGAGGAATTATTGTGCTGAGCATGGATGAGCGTGACTATTCTCTTTCCCAGATCAGCCGCTACGTAGAAGAGAATAATGCCAAAATCCTGAGTGCCCACGTGGCCCGGGACGAGAACGAGCCCTACAAAATCCGACTCACCCTGAAGCTTAATACTCCGGATCTGTCCAGTATTGTGGCCACGCTGGAGCGATTTGGCTATATCATCAGCGCCCAGTTCAGCGGCAGCAGTGAGTTGGGGGAGGACGAGCAGGATCGGTACGATGCCCTGCTGAAATACCTGAGCCTGTAA
- a CDS encoding alpha/beta fold hydrolase has product MELQIKEHNGFQYVDEGSGDVLLLLHGLFGALSNWEDVVETFRPHYRVVIPLLPIYDMPLLKAGVPGLVNFVEDFVAAVQLPGPYTVLGNSLGGHIALVYTLHNAPQVSRLVLTGSSGLFEDSMGGSFPKRGNYAFVEERVAYTFYDPTVATKELVDEVFSITNSNSKCLRIISIARSAQRHNLGKDLSRISVPTLLIWGLNDTITPPQVAHEFHRLLPNSELHFLDHCCHAPMMERPKAFNALLAQFLERTKPQAVASR; this is encoded by the coding sequence ATGGAACTTCAAATTAAGGAACACAACGGCTTTCAGTATGTAGACGAAGGAAGCGGCGACGTGCTCCTGTTGCTGCATGGCTTGTTTGGAGCCCTCAGCAACTGGGAAGACGTAGTAGAAACTTTCCGTCCGCACTACCGCGTGGTCATTCCGCTGCTGCCTATCTATGATATGCCCCTGCTGAAGGCTGGCGTACCGGGTCTGGTAAACTTTGTGGAAGACTTTGTGGCGGCCGTGCAGCTGCCCGGGCCATACACGGTGCTGGGAAACTCCCTGGGTGGGCATATTGCCCTGGTGTATACCCTGCATAACGCACCGCAGGTAAGCCGCCTGGTGCTCACCGGCAGCAGTGGCCTGTTTGAAGACTCCATGGGCGGCTCCTTCCCCAAGCGCGGCAACTACGCCTTTGTGGAGGAGCGCGTGGCCTATACTTTCTACGACCCCACTGTGGCAACCAAAGAGCTGGTGGACGAAGTATTCAGCATCACCAACTCCAACTCCAAGTGCCTGCGCATTATCAGTATTGCGCGCTCAGCCCAGCGCCACAATCTGGGGAAGGACCTAAGCCGTATATCGGTTCCTACGCTGCTCATCTGGGGGCTGAATGATACCATTACGCCGCCCCAGGTGGCGCATGAGTTTCACCGGCTGCTGCCTAATTCTGAGCTGCACTTTCTGGATCATTGCTGCCACGCACCCATGATGGAGCGTCCCAAAGCATTTAATGCTCTGCTGGCGCAGTTTTTGGAGCGTACGAAGCCGCAGGCCGTGGCCAGCCGGTAA
- a CDS encoding isoprenyl transferase, giving the protein MAARSEIDPTRIPAHVAVIMDGNGRWAKQKGGLRIFGHQNAITAVRETVEAAAELGVQYLTMYAFSTENWSRPKHEVMALMQLLVHTIRQETPTLLKNNIRLEAIGETENLPAACQKELAEAKELTSTGTRMTLVLALSYSGRWDLTQAARRMGEAVAAGSLLPANITEQTIAGYLVTAGMPDPELLIRTSGEQRISNFLLWQLAYTELYITELLWPDFRREHFYDAICAYQRRERRFGKTSEQLTVS; this is encoded by the coding sequence ATGGCCGCCCGGTCCGAAATAGATCCTACCAGAATTCCCGCCCATGTTGCCGTCATTATGGATGGCAATGGCCGTTGGGCCAAGCAGAAGGGCGGGCTACGCATCTTTGGTCATCAGAATGCCATAACCGCCGTGCGTGAAACGGTGGAGGCGGCTGCTGAGCTGGGTGTGCAATACCTGACGATGTATGCGTTTTCAACCGAAAACTGGTCGCGCCCCAAGCATGAGGTAATGGCGCTGATGCAGTTGCTGGTGCATACCATTCGGCAGGAAACGCCTACGCTGTTAAAAAATAACATCCGGCTGGAAGCCATTGGGGAAACTGAAAATCTGCCTGCAGCCTGCCAGAAAGAGCTGGCGGAGGCGAAAGAGCTTACCAGCACGGGTACACGCATGACGCTGGTGCTCGCCCTGAGCTATAGTGGCCGCTGGGACCTAACGCAGGCGGCCCGCCGGATGGGAGAAGCAGTAGCGGCTGGCTCCTTGTTGCCCGCCAACATTACCGAGCAGACTATTGCGGGCTATCTGGTTACTGCCGGAATGCCCGATCCGGAACTGCTGATCCGCACCAGTGGCGAGCAGCGCATCAGCAACTTCTTGCTGTGGCAGCTGGCCTATACCGAACTTTATATCACGGAGCTGCTCTGGCCCGATTTCCGCCGCGAACATTTTTATGACGCAATTTGTGCCTACCAACGCCGCGAACGGCGCTTCGGTAAAACCAGTGAGCAGCTCACCGTTTCGTAA
- a CDS encoding GatB/YqeY domain-containing protein, whose protein sequence is MALKEIIDADIKKAMLAKDKVRLNALRSIKSQILLAETAEGQHGTITEEAELKLLNKAAKQRREAAETYQKQFRSDLEEIELAELAIIEEYLPQQLSEADVVERLVEIIQRVGATGPSDLGKVMGVAARELSGQADGRMISQVVSNLLNNTNV, encoded by the coding sequence ATGGCTCTGAAAGAAATCATCGACGCTGATATTAAAAAGGCCATGCTGGCCAAAGACAAAGTACGCCTCAACGCCCTGCGCAGCATCAAATCCCAGATTCTGCTGGCCGAAACCGCGGAAGGCCAGCATGGCACCATCACAGAAGAGGCCGAGCTGAAGCTTCTGAACAAAGCCGCCAAACAGCGCCGCGAAGCCGCCGAAACCTACCAGAAGCAGTTCCGTTCCGATCTGGAAGAAATTGAGCTGGCCGAGCTGGCTATCATTGAGGAATATCTGCCCCAGCAGCTTTCTGAGGCTGATGTGGTGGAGCGCCTGGTGGAAATTATTCAGCGCGTGGGTGCTACCGGCCCTTCTGATCTGGGCAAAGTAATGGGCGTGGCCGCCCGCGAGCTTTCCGGCCAGGCCGATGGCAGGATGATTTCGCAGGTAGTAAGCAACCTGCTGAACAACACCAATGTGTAA
- a CDS encoding CvpA family protein, with product MSGFDILLLIPLGIGAVKGFRRGLVLEVASLLAFILGAIGGLMLLHDAIPLVRHYVGEAFGFLPFVSFLLVFVLIVWGVHLLGTFLKTAVHLTPLGVLDNALGGAAGVVKWVLGLSLLLHGVGMAGLQLLSPQMVAQSQVLPLVRQATPFALQVVSFVMPFAGTLLEKLRGVF from the coding sequence ATGTCCGGGTTTGATATTCTGCTGCTGATTCCGTTGGGCATAGGCGCCGTGAAAGGCTTCCGTCGCGGCCTGGTGCTGGAGGTAGCTTCCCTGCTGGCCTTTATTCTGGGCGCAATTGGCGGGCTGATGCTTCTGCACGATGCCATTCCGCTGGTGCGGCATTATGTAGGGGAGGCATTCGGATTTTTGCCTTTCGTATCGTTCCTGCTGGTGTTTGTGCTGATTGTGTGGGGCGTGCATCTGCTGGGTACCTTCCTGAAAACGGCAGTGCACCTCACGCCGCTGGGCGTGCTCGATAATGCCTTGGGCGGCGCGGCGGGCGTGGTGAAGTGGGTGCTGGGCCTGAGTTTGCTGCTGCACGGTGTGGGCATGGCCGGTCTGCAGCTGTTGTCGCCGCAGATGGTGGCGCAGTCGCAGGTGTTGCCGCTGGTGCGGCAGGCCACGCCATTTGCCCTGCAGGTAGTGAGCTTTGTAATGCCCTTTGCCGGTACCCTGCTGGAGAAACTGCGGGGCGTATTTTAG
- a CDS encoding pyridoxine 5'-phosphate synthase has translation MTKLSVNINKIATLRNARGHNRPDLLQVARDCERFGAQGITVHPRPDERHIRYQDVRDLKRVVTTELNVEGNPTPDFLALVREVRPEQVTLVPDAPDAITSNAGWNTVEHLVYLMGVVQELKSIGCRVSIFLDPDPAMVKAAVGTGTDRIELYTEAYATGYHTNREAVVAPYRLAATMAHELGLGLNAGHDLDLDNLAYLKQELPGLAEVSIGHALICDALYLGLENTIQLYRRQLV, from the coding sequence ATGACGAAACTAAGCGTAAACATAAATAAAATAGCCACGCTGCGGAATGCGCGCGGCCATAACCGTCCTGATTTGCTGCAGGTAGCCCGTGACTGTGAGCGGTTTGGCGCGCAGGGCATCACGGTGCATCCGCGGCCCGATGAGCGCCACATCCGCTACCAGGACGTGCGCGACCTGAAACGGGTGGTGACGACCGAGCTGAACGTGGAAGGCAACCCCACGCCCGACTTTCTGGCCCTGGTACGGGAAGTGCGCCCCGAGCAGGTAACCCTGGTGCCGGATGCGCCCGATGCCATTACCTCCAACGCCGGCTGGAACACGGTGGAGCATCTGGTGTACCTCATGGGCGTGGTGCAGGAACTGAAATCCATTGGCTGCCGCGTGAGCATCTTCCTCGACCCCGACCCGGCCATGGTGAAAGCCGCCGTGGGCACCGGCACCGACCGGATTGAGCTCTATACCGAAGCCTACGCCACCGGCTACCACACCAACCGCGAAGCTGTTGTAGCGCCCTACCGCCTGGCCGCTACCATGGCCCATGAGCTGGGCCTGGGCCTGAATGCCGGCCACGACCTCGACCTGGATAACCTGGCCTACTTAAAACAGGAGTTGCCCGGCCTGGCCGAAGTCAGTATTGGGCACGCCCTGATTTGCGACGCGCTTTATCTGGGGCTGGAAAATACCATTCAGCTATACCGGCGCCAGCTGGTGTAA
- a CDS encoding BamA/TamA family outer membrane protein: protein MRRSPIDSLVRVYCPSYTRLRVSSVVFVGNEVTKERILRAELDFREGDTLAAAALPARLEANRRRLLNLQLFHSVLVQTVCRDGEITVLFSLQERWYTFPIPIFSLADRNIRSWLDRPDRWRRVDYGVHVVRNNFRGRNEQLRGNLQLGFNQKYEVFFENPGTRQRPGLALGASFARSRALDYRTVQDQLLTYRSESGFAFHHTYFVAGLRWRNTVQRRTALDVAWRQDQISDSIQIGNPGYFSGDQQRRYVDVALTRIINRRNNFAYPLSGRFAQVTLSQRLFLHSASPSYATLYARYTRYVPLPHKLYYSAGLEGQTRLTNRRLAYADSRALGYAALVRGYDRYVVDGQHYVLLQQGLSYPLLPARQLQLDATSNPKFSTLPLAIYLNTFADMGYVAAPASLADANNQLPNQFLLAAGIGLHLVTYYDRVFAVEYALNALGETGIYIRTAFPI from the coding sequence GTGCGCCGTTCTCCTATCGACAGCCTGGTGCGGGTGTATTGCCCTTCCTACACCAGGCTGCGGGTTTCCTCAGTTGTTTTTGTAGGGAATGAGGTAACCAAAGAGCGCATCTTACGGGCCGAGCTGGACTTTCGGGAAGGCGACACGCTAGCGGCCGCTGCCTTACCCGCACGTCTGGAAGCCAACCGCCGGCGCTTACTCAACCTCCAGCTGTTTCACTCCGTTCTGGTGCAAACCGTTTGCCGCGACGGCGAAATTACGGTGCTCTTCAGCCTGCAGGAACGCTGGTACACGTTTCCCATTCCCATTTTCTCACTGGCCGACCGCAACATCCGCTCTTGGCTTGACCGGCCCGACCGGTGGCGGCGTGTAGATTACGGCGTGCACGTAGTGCGCAACAACTTTCGTGGCCGTAACGAGCAGCTACGGGGCAACCTGCAGCTGGGCTTCAATCAGAAATACGAGGTCTTCTTTGAGAACCCCGGCACCCGGCAGCGCCCCGGGCTGGCGCTGGGTGCTTCCTTTGCCCGCAGCCGCGCGCTGGATTACCGCACCGTTCAGGATCAGCTTCTTACGTATCGCTCCGAAAGCGGCTTCGCTTTTCACCACACCTACTTCGTGGCCGGGTTGCGGTGGCGCAATACCGTACAGCGCCGTACTGCCCTGGATGTAGCCTGGCGCCAGGATCAGATATCCGATTCTATCCAGATTGGCAATCCGGGGTACTTTTCCGGCGACCAGCAGCGGCGCTATGTCGATGTAGCTCTGACGCGAATTATTAACCGGCGCAATAATTTTGCTTACCCGCTTTCCGGGCGCTTTGCGCAGGTTACCCTGTCCCAACGCCTGTTTCTGCACTCGGCCAGCCCCAGCTATGCCACGCTCTATGCACGGTATACGCGTTATGTCCCGCTGCCTCATAAGCTGTATTATAGTGCCGGCCTGGAAGGGCAAACCCGCCTGACCAACCGCCGCCTGGCCTACGCTGATTCACGGGCGCTGGGTTATGCCGCTCTCGTGCGCGGCTACGACCGGTATGTGGTAGATGGGCAGCACTACGTGTTACTGCAGCAAGGACTCTCTTATCCCCTCCTGCCGGCCCGTCAGCTTCAACTAGATGCCACCAGCAATCCAAAGTTCAGCACCCTTCCGCTGGCCATATATTTAAATACCTTTGCCGACATGGGCTATGTTGCGGCCCCGGCCTCGCTGGCCGATGCTAACAACCAGTTGCCCAATCAGTTTCTGTTGGCAGCCGGTATTGGCCTGCATCTGGTCACTTATTACGACCGGGTTTTTGCGGTCGAATATGCTCTCAATGCGCTTGGTGAAACCGGAATCTACATTCGCACGGCCTTTCCCATCTGA
- a CDS encoding NAD kinase, with translation MKIAILGKPFDDSVAPAIQALLHNLLARNAELYIVESFRVYLDTRLELPDTITTFRRGDSLKGMQFVLSIGGDGTLLDTVTYVGSLQIPILGIHTGRLGFLATITPDRIPQAIEALFKGHFVVEERSLIRVDTDPEVFGAVNFGLNEFSILKRDTSSMIVVHTYIDGEYLNSYWADGLIVSTPTGSTGYSLSCGGPVMLPQTNNFIISPVCPHNLNVRPLVVSDRSVISFEIEGRSNNFLLSLDSRSVPVDATVQIAVRRETFNARLIRLNHVNFLSTLRSKLNWGYDRRNPDGSIRP, from the coding sequence ATGAAAATAGCCATCCTCGGTAAGCCCTTCGATGACAGTGTAGCTCCGGCTATTCAGGCGTTGCTGCATAATTTACTGGCCCGCAATGCCGAGCTGTATATCGTGGAGTCGTTCCGGGTGTACTTGGATACCCGGCTGGAGTTACCGGATACCATCACCACCTTCCGGCGCGGCGACTCCCTGAAGGGAATGCAATTTGTGCTTAGTATTGGCGGTGATGGTACCCTACTGGATACCGTAACCTACGTAGGTAGCCTGCAAATCCCTATTCTGGGCATTCATACCGGCCGCCTTGGGTTTCTGGCCACTATCACGCCCGACCGTATTCCGCAAGCTATTGAAGCCCTGTTTAAGGGACATTTCGTAGTAGAAGAGCGCAGCCTGATTCGGGTAGATACCGATCCGGAGGTATTTGGGGCGGTGAATTTCGGCCTGAATGAATTCTCCATTCTGAAGCGTGACACCTCTTCTATGATTGTGGTGCACACCTATATTGATGGGGAGTATCTTAATTCTTACTGGGCCGATGGCCTGATTGTATCCACGCCCACCGGCTCTACCGGCTATTCGCTGAGCTGCGGCGGCCCGGTAATGTTGCCGCAGACCAACAATTTTATCATCTCTCCCGTATGTCCGCACAACCTGAACGTGCGTCCTCTCGTTGTATCCGACCGCAGCGTCATTTCATTTGAGATTGAAGGAAGGAGCAATAACTTCCTGCTTTCCTTGGATTCGCGCTCGGTTCCCGTGGATGCTACGGTACAGATTGCCGTGCGCCGCGAAACTTTTAATGCACGTTTGATACGTCTTAACCACGTAAATTTTTTAAGCACCCTGCGCAGCAAACTAAATTGGGGGTATGACCGTCGGAATCCTGATGGCAGCATACGCCCTTAA
- a CDS encoding aminodeoxychorismate/anthranilate synthase component II gives MIQPAASDANISPLAPQPAPEPLRLLLLDNFDSFTYNLLDYLQQLGATVQVLRNDVPVAELAKHRFDGLVLSPGPGTPESAGILLAVIAAYHQQVPMLGVCLGHQALGQYFGATLTRASRPMHGKVSDIDVALTDLLFAGLPARIPVTRYHSLGLQLLPDTLVPLAYTADAHAEIMALRHRTLPLYGVQFHPEALLTTHGLALLRNWVKCCIIAKTGAPSAPAPSLDGTSN, from the coding sequence GTGATTCAACCCGCCGCTTCCGACGCCAACATTTCGCCGCTGGCCCCCCAGCCTGCGCCGGAGCCCCTGCGCCTGTTGCTGCTTGATAACTTCGACTCCTTCACCTATAACCTGCTGGACTACCTGCAGCAGTTGGGTGCCACCGTGCAGGTATTGCGCAATGACGTGCCAGTGGCGGAGCTGGCGAAGCACCGGTTTGATGGGTTGGTTTTGTCGCCGGGGCCGGGAACCCCGGAGTCGGCGGGTATTCTACTGGCGGTAATTGCGGCTTATCATCAGCAGGTGCCCATGCTGGGCGTGTGCCTGGGCCACCAGGCACTGGGTCAGTATTTTGGGGCCACCCTCACGCGGGCCAGCCGCCCCATGCACGGCAAGGTTTCGGATATTGATGTGGCGCTGACGGATCTGCTCTTTGCCGGTCTGCCGGCGCGCATACCGGTTACCCGGTATCATTCGTTGGGGCTGCAGTTGTTGCCGGATACCCTGGTGCCTTTGGCATATACGGCCGATGCGCATGCGGAAATAATGGCGCTCCGGCACCGCACGCTGCCGCTATACGGCGTACAGTTTCATCCCGAAGCCCTGCTCACGACTCATGGGCTGGCGCTCTTACGCAATTGGGTCAAGTGTTGTATCATTGCAAAGACCGGTGCGCCCTCCGCCCCGGCTCCCTCACTCGATGGAACTTCAAATTAA
- a CDS encoding DUF6089 family protein — translation MKRFFPLILALILAFALVASDASAQRFTKRKMYNSVGVNLNAMNYFGDIVPRTNITSLRLGATRPNLGFTFTRRFAPRISGRFGLSYGRVTGDDQKAADDKDKDAKFRYTRNMNFRNDIFEASVVGMFDLIENRNNYIRRPDFVPYVFAGVAAFKHNPKGLVGSEADAPANLKGQYVALQPLGTEGQNVSGKGYDKPYKRGQIAIPFGAGVRYKLDRHFDLGFEIGWRKTFTDYIDDVGGDFVQDRSDLKSPAAQYFGYDITRNDGAQLGTFGEYNQAGEIRGHNNEKDWYIVTGLTLNYILSPKIKSPKFR, via the coding sequence ATGAAGAGATTTTTCCCCCTTATCCTGGCGCTTATACTGGCCTTTGCGCTGGTAGCTTCAGATGCAAGCGCTCAACGGTTTACCAAGCGGAAAATGTATAACTCGGTAGGTGTGAACCTAAACGCCATGAATTATTTTGGCGATATCGTACCGCGTACTAATATTACCAGTCTACGGCTGGGCGCTACCCGTCCCAACTTAGGCTTTACCTTTACTCGTCGTTTTGCACCCCGGATTTCGGGTCGTTTCGGTTTGTCGTATGGCCGCGTTACTGGTGATGACCAAAAAGCAGCTGATGATAAAGACAAGGATGCAAAGTTCCGATATACACGGAACATGAACTTCCGTAATGATATTTTTGAGGCCTCTGTAGTTGGTATGTTCGACCTGATCGAAAACCGTAACAACTATATTCGCCGCCCTGACTTTGTTCCTTACGTATTTGCCGGGGTAGCTGCTTTCAAGCATAACCCTAAAGGCTTAGTGGGTTCAGAAGCTGACGCTCCTGCCAATTTGAAAGGCCAATACGTAGCGCTTCAGCCTTTGGGAACCGAAGGTCAGAACGTAAGCGGTAAAGGATATGATAAACCTTATAAGCGTGGTCAGATTGCCATTCCTTTCGGTGCCGGTGTGCGTTACAAGCTGGACCGTCACTTTGACTTAGGTTTTGAAATCGGCTGGCGCAAAACTTTCACTGACTATATTGATGACGTAGGTGGTGATTTTGTTCAGGATAGATCTGATTTGAAAAGCCCTGCTGCTCAGTATTTTGGTTATGATATCACCCGTAACGATGGTGCTCAGTTGGGTACGTTCGGCGAATACAACCAAGCTGGTGAAATTCGTGGTCACAACAATGAAAAGGACTGGTACATCGTTACCGGCTTGACCTTGAATTACATCCTTTCCCCCAAAATCAAGAGCCCCAAATTCCGATAG